ATGCACTCGCCGAGGAGGTTCGGAGATTCACAGCATGAATTTGGTCTCGTCGCCTTGGGCGGTGTGCTTGCCCAAGCATCATGGGAGGAAGATAGGTCAGACGACATCATGAGGTAGCTGACTGGAGTCTGAGTGATGGGTTGAGTGTAGTTCTAAGACTGGACTTCGCATCGGGGATCCAGCAGTCTCTTCTTTCTAAACACGCCAAAGCAATACTATCAAATCTCATCTTCCCACGCCAGTCCGTCCTGGCATCCCTCATTGTTGCCACGGTCATCAGCTGATGACCATTCATACCAGCCTCGAGGCGGAAGAGTGCAGTTGAAACTGCTACCAGCATCGATAAATTTCATTCTTTGTTTGCCTGtctttgactttgaccaATGAGTCCAGTATTTTCGAGCTATTTCTGTGGTGTTTGCTTTGCTGTTCTGTCTTAGCGTTGTAGGCCTCAAGTATGTGAAACCTCACAACGCAGCTCATGATGCCCAATGCAAAGATAAGAAGCGGCACGATACGAGCTTCTCAGCTGTTATCAGAAGTGACGATGCGATGCAGCTTGAGGTGCAAACAAAACTCGGGAACCGGTAGTTGAAGTGGTACACAGTCTGGAGCCGCCCCTGACTGGTGCAAGGAGCCGTTGTTGACGGCCCTTGTCCTTGGCATGTCAGGAACACCACCCCGTTGTTCTCAAAGGAAGTTGGCGGTGCTTGGAGACTGTTCCATCTGGAACCTTTGTAATCACTTGAATCACAAAAACAAATTCAGGGCTTTGTCTTgagagcaaaaagaaaaaagttgAGTTCTGTCGACAAGAAAGGACATCAAGGTGCCTTCTCGACCTTGCCATTCTTCAACGCGCCCGCATACgccactccaccacccacagtAGGGTTCCTCGCCAACTTATTCTCCCCATCCCTGATCAAGAACTTTGcaatcttgatctcctccgtACTCCTCTCCTTGAGATTTGGAATCCCAAAGAACTGCGCCTCAATAGCATCATACCCAATATCCATCTCAAAATACCCCCTGTAATACAAATCCTGCCACTGCAACGTCGGGTTGTTCTTGATCAACAACTTGGAAATCGGATCCGTGATCAACCTCTGCACAATCCCCGTCAACGGACTGGAGCTGCTCACCGCACTCCCCGCCAACtcaacccccaccgcccccgccccgGTGTTCTCAtcatacccctcctccgccttccaAACCATATCACTCACCCAAGCCGCATGGCTGTCCCCGCTCAGCATGACCGTGttgttgatcttgttgtCCACTAGTGTCTTGTACACCCTGTCCCTATTCGCGATGTACCCATCCCACTGATCCAGATTAAGCGGCTCATCATTAAAAACTCCAATCGTCACCCTGCTGAAGATCACCTGGTtgcccaccaacctccacctgGCCTGTCGATCACTCGACTCCTGAAGCTTGGTGTAGAACCAAGCCTCTTGGTTGAACCCCATGATCGTCCTGTTCACCCAAtcagcctgctcctccacctcattcTTATTCCCCCCAATAATCCCCCCCAGCGGCCCAAGAACGGTAACGTCCCGGTTGTACTGCCTCGTGTCAAGCATGATGAGATCAAACAAGTTCCCAATGGAGAAATCCCGCCAGATGCGCAAAGAGTCATCCATAGTGACCTGCCGAAGGGGCATCCACTCAAAATACGACCTCACAGCCGCCTGCTTCCTCAACCTGAACTCCTCCCCGTCGCTGTTCTTGGAGCCGTCCTTGTAACTGTTGTCAGCGACCTCGTGGTCGTCCCAGACAGGGATCCAAGGGAACTTTTGGTGAGACAAGGCAAGATCAGGATCGAGACGGTAGGAAGCTGTGCGCTTGCGGTAATCGTAGAGAGAGTAAGTCTCCCGGTCAGGAAGAGGTTTGCGGAGGTCGGTGAGGCCGGCTTTGTACTCGTAGATGTAAtcgccgaggtggaggatgtaATCCGCGGAATCCTTGGCGTTGACGGCGGCGTAGGCGTTGAAGTAGCCTTCGGGATAGTTGGAGCAGGAGTAGACTGCCAGCTTGATGTTGCGGGGGACGGTTTGGTCTTTTGTGGGGATGGTCTTTGTGCGGCCGACGacggaggatttggaggagtcGCAGACGTTGAAGCGGTAAAAGTAGGTTGTGAAGGGTTGGAGGTTTGTTGCTTCAAACtaaggggggtgggtgttaGCCCGGATCTTTTGGGATGATGGGCGTGGGAGGCATACCTTGACTGTCCAGTCTACTTCGCTCGAGGTGTAGGCTCTGCCGCTGTTTACGACATTGGTCAAGGCTTCGTCTGTGCCAATGCGGTACTCGACGCAGGCGGCGCGGCTGCTGGGGGGAGCGCCCTCATCGCCATAGATGGGCACTACGCCCTCTGGGACGATATCTGAGGCGACGTTATCGGCTGTGGGGGAAAGTCTGGTCCAGAGAATAACGGAATTGGCATATGGATCTCCTGACGCGATGCCGTGGGTGAAGTTCACTTCCGCTGCTGTGTACAAAGAGCCACTCTGGCGCTTCTGAACGTGGGCAAGAGGAACAGCGAGAGAGGCGTGGCGACGAGATGGTGAGAGATAGGCGAGGTTGTTCTCGAAAGAAGCAGAGACAACACCCGCAAGGGAGAGGGCAGCTGTGAGGCGCAACATGGTGACTGTTGACTGGACCTCTTCGATGTTTACTTTGGTCTGAGTGTCAAAGTGAAGCCATCGTCAAAAGAAGTAGACGGAGACATCCTATTTGTACTCGCAATACCTAGTTCTTCCAGTAAGTGCTTATGAACAGCGAATGTAAGGGCCTTGGATGGTCGTGCATATAACCTCGGGATCATACATTGTCGCCCTTGGCATGCTGGGGTCAATATCTTCAGCAGCGTTGATCAATTCTTGTTCCTGACTGGCCATGTCGGCGAACCAGGCATACCCCATGGAAGGACGCCCAAAATGTGAAAATGTTGAGCCGTATTATCAGATCATGCACAAGAGTTGTGTTCCTGAGCAAGGCAGCGCACATCAGCTTTCCCTACAGGGGAATCGGACATGCAGGGCCAAGCCAATGAAGCAACCTCATGCCTGCAACGTGCGCTGTGCCATCCGGATTGAAGCTGTCAAAAGCCCACTGTCAAATCAGCAATCAGGTATTTGAAGGCCGATCAAGGCCGCCATCTTCGGGAAGGGTCCACTAGATGTAACGCTGGGAGGCTGGTGACGTTGTAGAAAGCAGACACCCCTGCCCGCTGTAGTTGGGAAGAAGCCAATCGCTTAAAAACGTGCTGACGGTTTCGAAGACTCCTTCCTGAAGCGCATAAGTCTTGGAGTGTACCGGCGCTGGAAACGGGATTACTGTGAATGTGGCATGTGATTTTGGTGAGTCTTTGGGGACTTGAAGAAATTCTGAAGAAGCCGAAATGGTAAAAGTGTAAagtgagaagaaggaagctcTGGGTGTGGACCAGAGCAAAATATATGGGCGACCCCGGAATCGAACCGGGGTTTCTTCGGATCGTATGTGATATTCTTGCGAATAACCACAACGAAGCGTCCTGACCACTAGACTAGTCACCCGGTGAGGTATCATTTGATGGAGGGTAGACACAAAATTTGACATTATATCGGAAGCTCCACTACCTGCCCATTTTTGCACTACCATACCCTTCAGGTGTATCAGGAATTCAATGATCAGAAATGCCCCCTGGCTACAATTTGCATTATTCAATATTAGGTCAACCCCTAACAAGCTTCAACTTCCTTGCCTTCTTTGGATGATACGACAACAAAAACTCTACCAGTTTCATATCCTCCCTTCCAAAATCAGGATGCACCTTCAAGTCATCCCACCTCCGGATCATGCTTGCCACACTGTAGTAAAGTTCGCACATGGCCAAGTTCTGACCAATGCAATTGCGCGTTCCTCGGCCAAAGGACACAAGACACTTTTCTCTGGCGTGAACGGAGTTCACATCTGGATCGGTCCAACGTGTGGGATCGAACTTGTCTGGGTCCGGGAAGATCTCAGTGTTGTGATGCATCGACCAGGCACTCATGCTAACTACTGTGCCGGCTGGAAGTGTATACCCGTCGAACGTGGCACCCGAAGAAGGAACGACACGGGGTAGGTGGCCAGGTACACCTGGACTGAGTCTGTTCTGTGTCAGCGTGGCTTTCATCAACCGTTGTCACGTAGATATTGTACCTACCTTAGAGTCTCCTTGATGACCCCCGTCAAATAAGGCACCTTCTCCAGTTCAATCAAACTCATATTCTGTACGATAAAAGGGTCAGGTAGAGCCGTCTTCAGCTCTTCCCTCAACTTCCTTGCAATCTCAGGCGAGTCAAGAACCTCGTACAGCGCCCTGCAAATGGTGGCGCCTGTAGTCTCGACACCCGCTCCGGTGACATTCACCGCGTCAGCAAAGACAACAGCATCTGGAAGCCTTTGACACGACGGCAGATCCTTTGTTGTCTCAGAAAGCCCGGGATCAATAAGCTCATGAAAGATGGTTCTCCGAGGAGGTTTGATACCAAGCGCGATATCCCTCTTGACCTCCGCGACAGATTGCTGAACAACCTGTCAAATCTGCATTAACACCCGCCATTCCCCAGAAAAGTGGCACTGGGCGACATACCTCTAGACTGTCAAACCATTTTCCAAAATGTGGATAAagcttcaccatcacccagtCCGGAACCAGCCCAAAGACCGGTAccagggaggggaaggtttgGAACCAGGGGAAGAAAGTCTGAACAGCTCTAATAGCCTCCTGATATCCCTCGCCCCTTTTGTTCTGTTAGCCCAGGCTTCAGGTTCATATCCCATGGCGGACTTGCCAGTCAGCCAAATCCATATAATTCCAGGATTTCGCATAGGCATACTCGGTGATGATATCGACCGTGAGTGCCCTCGTGGCTCTGTGCACATCAAACTCGCCACCCTTCTGACTCAGAAATTGTTCAGCCATCTTAACCAACTTCTCGGTTTTGTCTCTGACAATTTGTTCCAAGCCAAGAACGGACCTTCGGGAAAAGAATGGATTCATGCCCATTCTCCTCACCCTGTGTTCCTCATTCGGGATCATGGTCAGCATAATGGGGGTCTTGATCGGCCCCTCCATCGGTCCGTAGAAAGCAGGATCTTTATAGAAGCCTGTCCTCAGAGAGTTCGAGTATATTGTTTCATAGTGCTCAGGTGAGGAAAGGTGAATCTCGTTAGGTGAGATACGGATAATCGGGCCTGGGTGGTTCACATTAGAGATGTCGTTACTTGGGGGATTGCCGAAAGAACCTACCATATTGAGCGTGCCATATTTCCAAGGCATGTAGTAGCTGACCTTCCAGAATACCTTGTTGGTAGAGGATGGGAAGGTAGGAGATGGCGTTGAAAAAGGGTCCAGGAATGGAGGCGAGAGGGGAAAAGTATCGTCGGTAGACTGCTACGGACAAACAGTAAATAACGCAAACTCCGACAAGCAATGGCCAAATCGATATTAGAAGCGAGAATGAGAGCgccattgttgttgtagtcGTTCTGGTTATGCTTGTGAGCGTGAAAGAACGTCAAATAGGTATCAGGCGAGTAGTCCCGCATAACCTTGAGACCTGGCATGGGCGAGAAGATGAGGTTAAAAACAACTCCTCCCAATATTGAAGAAATATGTCCAGAACTATCGCTCTTAATATATCCAGTTTTAGACTggcttcaacaacacaaGCGAGCACGCTGCATGAGCCACCATCTCTGATCACTAAACCCGCATGCCAATATATGGAAGTGTGGTGCATCTTGTGAGTGTGTTGCAGGCCAATAGTCTAGGGTCTCTGTCCCCTCGGTTTGATGAAGTAGTGAAACACTAACACATGTGGGCTTTGTGAACAGGTGCCGAGCTAATAGCCTTATGCATGCGTGATTCAGCCTGCAGCTTGCCGTTGATCAACATTCCCATCTCACAGCGATACAACGGTTAATGTCGCCTTTTATCGGATGTTCAGGAGTCACattgtggttgtgggggcGGTATCTCTATTTAGAAAGGGTAAGAACTTCGTGGCGAATGTCTGGACAGAGATAAGGTGAACACACACTTTTTGTTATGCAGCAGCACTGATGGTTGTGTAGCCGATCATTTCCCCTCGTAAACAGATGTCATGACTTTGGTAGAGAGAAAAGGGCTGCATCGTGCACTTCGAGGGTAAGCGCTATTGAGCTGTCAGATAAAGGGTGCTTGTTGTATCATGAAATAGCAATGTGAGTCTGTCGGTGGCTCAATTCGAGGAAAGAAGGGGGCCGTCGGGGACTCAGATGATATCGCCTTCATTTTGAGTTACTTGTTGCCCGGAAGTATGTTTTACGAGTTTCGGCAAGACGGCCTTCGGGTGACAAAGTGCAACAGTGCACCTTCCTATTGCCGCTCCAGGGCGGACTTATCAGCGATGGTGTTTGATGCGATATCACGTGGATGGGGCACAGAACCCAATGAACAGTGCTGCCTAATCAGAAAGCGCTCGTTCCTTCCactcatcaacatcaaatCTTTTCATCACCATGACGCAGTATTCTACTCCCAATGTTTCTATCCCAGATTTGTGCGGATACTGTTCGAGGATCCCGTTTGATCTGCTACACGCAGATAGCTCCATCTCTTTTGGCAACAACTCAACTTGGGATATCGGCACTGCCTCACGAATTCGAACCAGCACATGTCCGGTCTGTCGACTGGTTAGCGAGCTTCTATATCGACACGCCAAAAGGCCAGTCTacttcaacttcaaccccGACTCTACACTTCTTTCCATCAAGTGGGACTATGGTCTGGACCCTGCTTTTCCTAGTCGAAAATGTTTCTTAGTTGACAGGGCCGACTCGTCCCGGCCAGGGCATGCTCCAATTGGGCTCTGCTTTCTTGCGGCAAACCATAGAGATCATGGTCGAAGCAATTACTTGCATTATGAGCTTTCGAAAACGGTTGACATTGAACGCACTGCCAGGTGGATTGATGAATGCTCACGCAAACATCAATGTGTTGTCGCTCCAGCCGGGGAGTCATTTGAGCAAGCCTATCCAGGTCTTCAGTTTCTTCGCTGCATTGATGTCAAGCTCAATTGCGTGGTAGAACTGAATCACATAGTACCATATGTGGCGTTGAGCTATGTCTGGGGCTCCGTCCCAAACTTCAGGATTACAAAGGCCAACAGGAAAGAACTCCAGTACCGTGACAGTATCAACAAGGCTTGGAATCTCATCCCGGAAACAATTCGTGATGCCATAACACTTACCCGGAAGCTCGGCCTGCGTTATCTGTGGGTTGATTCTCTATGTCTAGTTCAAAACGATCCTAGCGATCTTGAGCCAGGCATCGAGCTCATGGATCAAGTGTATGAACGGGCATGGGTTACTGTCGTCGCCGCCTCGGGCTTCGACGCCAATGCTGGGCTGCCTGGAATTGAGACGGGCAGCCGAGAGGTAGGGTGCTTGGCTCATGAAATCAAACCAGGCATCTTCCTAGGAAAGATAACAAGCATTGGCCTCTCAATGCATGAGAGTCCGCACATGACCAGAGCGTGGACGTATGTCTTCCTTCTCTACAATACGTGAACCATACTCTGAGCTTTGCTGACGCAGTCGCCGTTTTAGGCTTCAAGAGCGCATTTTATCGCGCCGAAACCTGTACTTCTTCAGAGACCAAGTTGTCTTTCGGTGTAACAGGGTCGAATATCATGAAAGGCTCAATGACAACCTCGCGCAATTTGACCAGGTGGTTCCCCGAGCCATGGATCATCTAGGGGAATCTGCCTTCACTGCTCTACGAGTGTACGGTAGTTTGATCCGCCAATACTCAGGCCGGTCTCTCGGCAACGACGCAGATGTGCTCCGAGCCATGGGAGGCATCATGAGGCGAGTGTCAATAAAGGTTGGATATCCCGTAGTTCAGGGCTTGCCAGTCGCGCATCTCGATATTTTTCTCCTGTTCAAGGGGAACAATGTTATTCGACGGCCTGGGTTTCCAAGCTATTCgtgggctggctggcgaggGGAGGTGCGGATGATATTtttggaggagtttgaaAGCCAGCTGAAGATTGACGAATGGTTGGAGAGCCACAGGACTTGGATAGTCTGGTACACCACCGATAGCAGCGGGAGAACAACGTCAGTAATCGACCAAATTAACCGAACTCACCACCGAACATTACAAGGCACCACAGATTGGAGAGCAGGCTGGCTCTACCATAATGAACCGCGTGTTTCATTCCAAGGGTTTCAATCTGAGTTGTCATTGGAGACGCTGCCGACGCCAATCCATAACCCTAAGCCGTACCCAATTTTGAGGTTCTGGACATGGGTGTTGACACTCACAATCCAAATAACAGATGTCTTTACCAGTGACGCTCGACTTCTCGGGGCTAATGGTGAAGATTGTGGATGGATGAGTCTTGATGATTTGGGGGGTTCAGAGAGTGACATCATATTTCACGACTCTGAACCAATTGAAGTGGTTCTTCTCTCTGAGGGGTGCCCACAGAAGACATTTCGGAACGATCAAAACTATGTACTTGACACTTGGAGGCCCACAGAGGTAGAAATTTGTGACGGCCTCCATTATAATGTTATCCTGGTGAAATGGGATGGTGGAATTGCCGAGAGAAGAGGGTATGGCTGGATCAGAAAAAAAGCATTGCATCTAGGCTTTGGTCAGGGGCCTCGTTGGAAAGAGATTAACCTGGGATGAAGGAGGTTGAATGTGGAACCTCTTATGACTCAGCATGGGTTTGCCCTGGTGGGGACATAACTCCATCCCACACAACGGGCAAGGAAAGAGAAGTTGAGATACTTTCTCTGTCATTGCAGCCACAGAACATTCCAGGTTCTATAGTGTAGCGGTTAGCACTTCGGATTCTGAATATCAGAGCATTCCGGCAACCCCGGTTCGAGTCCGGGTAGGACCTCATATCATCCATCATTTTTTTGCAATTCATGACGTTCCCATGTCTACAGCCTCACACAACCTTTCAATCCTTTCTCACAGTTGCTATCTTGTCCAAAAACTCTTTCCCATCCTCAGAATGCACCCAATCAATCCACACAACCTCCATCAAGATATCCCTCACGTCAGTCCATCCCAGTTCACTCTTCTCACCTTTCATCacctccacaatctcccttcccttctcaAGTAACAGTCCTCCATTCTCCGCTGTCCCGTGGCTACCAAGCGCCGATATATACGccacaaacaaaaaccacaACCTTAGGTTACCGCTTTGTTTTTTGGTATCCAGATTCTGAAGGCATTCTCTCGCCTGCTCCTGCAGATGAGGGAATTTGAACGGCAACCCCTTTACATGCAAAAATGTTGTAGTGGTAAAAGCCAACATACCCACACTCAACAGTCTTTCCTCTGCCGTCATCGACAGACCGTCTTCATGACGTAAAGCCAACAGCCTGTACTGCACTGAGATCAGCGTCTCAAGATACTCAGCCGCCCCGATCTTGCTGCCTATCTGCTTTGCGAGATTAGCCGCGCGAGAGAATTCCCGGAGGTCAAGGTAGACGTTCAACAGGCGAGGGTCAGTGACGAGGGACATGTCCCATGCTGGTGCCCCGGTTGGTTTGGATGAGGTGGACTGTGGTTGAGAGGATAAGTAAGGCTCCCAGGAGAACCCCTCCGAGAAAAACAGCGGCTTTACACCGGTCGACAGGGCCAGGCCAAGATCGGCTCTCAGTATCTTTGACTGCAGTTGGGGGTTGTATTGAAGTGCTTTTATTCCTCCTCGGACCTCGACGATCTTGGAAAGACCTTGGAGATGTTTCCGTGCGTTGTCGTAGTCGCCGAATAGGTCAGCC
The window above is part of the Podospora bellae-mahoneyi strain CBS 112042 chromosome 3, whole genome shotgun sequence genome. Proteins encoded here:
- a CDS encoding hypothetical protein (EggNog:ENOG503NXJW; COG:Q); the encoded protein is MALSFSLLISIWPLLVGVCVIYCLSVAVYRRYFSPLASIPGPFFNAISYLPILYQQGILEGQLLHALEIWHAQYGPIIRISPNEIHLSSPEHYETIYSNSLRTGFYKDPAFYGPMEGPIKTPIMLTMIPNEEHRVRRMGMNPFFSRRSVLGLEQIVRDKTEKLVKMAEQFLSQKGGEFDVHRATRALTVDIITEYAYAKSWNYMDLADWQGYQEAIRAVQTFFPWFQTFPSLVPVFGLVPDWVMVKLYPHFGKWFDSLEVVQQSVAEVKRDIALGIKPPRRTIFHELIDPGLSETTKDLPSCQRLPDAVVFADAVNVTGAGVETTGATICRALYEVLDSPEIARKLREELKTALPDPFIVQNMSLIELEKVPYLTGVIKETLRLSPGVPGHLPRVVPSSGATFDGYTLPAGTVVSMSAWSMHHNTEIFPDPDKFDPTRWTDPDVNSVHAREKCLVSFGRGTRNCIGQNLAMCELYYSVASMIRRWDDLKVHPDFGREDMKLVEFLLSYHPKKARKLKLVRG
- a CDS encoding hypothetical protein (COG:P; EggNog:ENOG503NV06), which encodes MLRLTAALSLAGVVSASFENNLAYLSPSRRHASLAVPLAHVQKRQSGSLYTAAEVNFTHGIASGDPYANSVILWTRLSPTADNVASDIVPEGVVPIYGDEGAPPSSRAACVEYRIGTDEALTNVVNSGRAYTSSEVDWTVKFEATNLQPFTTYFYRFNVCDSSKSSVVGRTKTIPTKDQTVPRNIKLAVYSCSNYPEGYFNAYAAVNAKDSADYILHLGDYIYEYKAGLTDLRKPLPDRETYSLYDYRKRTASYRLDPDLALSHQKFPWIPVWDDHEVADNSYKDGSKNSDGEEFRLRKQAAVRSYFEWMPLRQVTMDDSLRIWRDFSIGNLFDLIMLDTRQYNRDVTVLGPLGGIIGGNKNEVEEQADWVNRTIMGFNQEAWFYTKLQESSDRQARWRLVGNQVIFSRVTIGVFNDEPLNLDQWDGYIANRDRVYKTLVDNKINNTVMLSGDSHAAWVSDMVWKAEEGYDENTGAGAVGVELAGSAVSSSSPLTGIVQRLITDPISKLLIKNNPTLQWQDLYYRGYFEMDIGYDAIEAQFFGIPNLKERSTEEIKIAKFLIRDGENKLARNPTVGGGVAYAGALKNGKVEKAP
- a CDS encoding hypothetical protein (EggNog:ENOG503P1W6), yielding MPARKNHAPNSNTPLFIVNSSAKIDPASRKQIRSHVMQGKNRKRASQKDKPLIRSWINDCQVADYSPNSISIPPRVGNDLSHVVFITPLAPYMQELMFQFFTVIKQSAYPVETCVQPDGRQWVEYLTYDEAYLHSALFSTNAFFDWRRSAKFGNVTLQHLTTCISRLRQNLLDACLATSDSTITTVNTLAMMADLFGDYDNARKHLQGLSKIVEVRGGIKALQYNPQLQSKILRADLGLALSTGVKPLFFSEGFSWEPYLSSQPQSTSSKPTGAPAWDMSLVTDPRLLNVYLDLREFSRAANLAKQIGSKIGAAEYLETLISVQYRLLALRHEDGLSMTAEERLLSVGMLAFTTTTFLHVKGLPFKFPHLQEQARECLQNLDTKKQSGNLRLWFLFVAYISALGSHGTAENGGLLLEKGREIVEVMKGEKSELGWTDVRDILMEVVWIDWVHSEDGKEFLDKIATTIQVLWLSNHSSIFSWLSNSSKNIIRTSPRQPAHE
- a CDS encoding hypothetical protein (EggNog:ENOG503NZW6; COG:S), coding for MTQYSTPNVSIPDLCGYCSRIPFDLLHADSSISFGNNSTWDIGTASRIRTSTCPVCRLVSELLYRHAKRPVYFNFNPDSTLLSIKWDYGLDPAFPSRKCFLVDRADSSRPGHAPIGLCFLAANHRDHGRSNYLHYELSKTVDIERTARWIDECSRKHQCVVAPAGESFEQAYPGLQFLRCIDVKLNCVVELNHIVPYVALSYVWGSVPNFRITKANRKELQYRDSINKAWNLIPETIRDAITLTRKLGLRYLWVDSLCLVQNDPSDLEPGIELMDQVYERAWVTVVAASGFDANAGLPGIETGSREVGCLAHEIKPGIFLGKITSIGLSMHESPHMTRAWTLQERILSRRNLYFFRDQVVFRCNRVEYHERLNDNLAQFDQVVPRAMDHLGESAFTALRVYGSLIRQYSGRSLGNDADVLRAMGGIMRRVSIKVGYPVVQGLPVAHLDIFLLFKGNNVIRRPGFPSYSWAGWRGEVRMIFLEEFESQLKIDEWLESHRTWIVWYTTDSSGRTTSVIDQINRTHHRTLQGTTDWRAGWLYHNEPRVSFQGFQSELSLETLPTPIHNPKPYPILRFWTWVLTLTIQITDVFTSDARLLGANGEDCGWMSLDDLGGSESDIIFHDSEPIEVVLLSEGCPQKTFRNDQNYVLDTWRPTEVEICDGLHYNVILVKWDGGIAERRGYGWIRKKALHLGFGQGPRWKEINLG